From Etheostoma cragini isolate CJK2018 chromosome 14, CSU_Ecrag_1.0, whole genome shotgun sequence, the proteins below share one genomic window:
- the tent5bb gene encoding terminal nucleotidyltransferase 5Bb gives MSSGDAAEQSRRVSVLSWDQVRRLDSILGESVPIHGRGNFPTLSVQPRQIVQVVRARLEERGVVVCDVKLNGSAASHVLHEDNGLGYKDLDLIFGLSLTDDKTFRLVKDVVLDCLVDFLPEGVCRERITAIALKEAYVQKLVKVCNETDRWSLISLSNNTGKNVELKFVDSLRRQFEFSVDSFQITLDSLLLFDRCSETPMSETFHPTVHGESMYGDFEEALGHLRTRTIATRSPEEIRGGGLLKYCHLLVRGFRPSSEIQMKQMQRYMCSRFFIDFPDISVQQRKLEAYLQNHFMGMEHKRYECLVTLRQVVDESTVCLMGHERRQTLALISALALRVMAEQNAIPALSNITCYYQPAPYVRDLNFSNYYVAQVQSPMITCNSYQTWLPCS, from the exons ATGTCCTCCGGTGATGCCGCGGAGCAGAGTCGGCGGGTCAGCGTGCTGTCTTGGGATCAGGTGCGGCGTTTGGACTCCATCCTGGGAGAGAGCGTCCCGATCCACGGCCGCGGAAACTTCCCCACGCTGTCCGTGCAGCCCCGACAGATCGTCCAG GTGGTCAGGGCTCGACTGGAGGAGCGGGGTGTGGTGGTATGTGACGTCAAGCTGAATGGCTCAGCGGCCAGCCACGTGCTTCACGAGGACAATGGCCTTGGCTACAAAGACCTGGACCTGATCTTTGGCCTGAGTCTGACTGATGACAAAACCTTCCGGCTGGTTAAGGATGTGGTGCTGGACTGCCTGGTGGACTTCTTGCCTGAAGGGGTGTGCAGGGAGCGGATCACAGCCATCGCCCTGAAGGAAGCGTACGTGCAGAAACTGGTAAAAGTTTGCAACGAGACGGACCGCTGGAGCCTCATCTCGCTGTCAAACAACACCGGCAAGAACGTAGAGCTGAAGTTTGTGGACTCCCTGAGAAGGCAGTTTGAGTTCAGTGTCGACTCCTTCCAGATCACTCTGGACTCGCTGCTGCTCTTCGACCGCTGCTCGGAGACGCCAATGTCCGAGACCTTCCACCCTACAGTGCATGGGGAGAGCATGTACGGAGACTTTGAGGAAGCTCTGGGTCACCTCCGTACCAGGACTATTGCAACCCGCAGCCCAGAAGAGATCAGGGGCGGAGGGCTGCTCAAGTACTGCCACCTGCTGGTGCGCGGCTTCAGGCCTTCCTCGGAGATTCAGATGAAACAGATGCAGCGCTACATGTGCTCCCGCTTCTTCATCGACTTCCCCGACATTAGCGTACAGCAGAGGAAACTGGAGGCGTATCTGCAGAACCACTTCATGGGCATGGAGCACAAGCGCTACGAGTGCCTGGTGACGCTGAGGCAAGTGGTGGACGAGAGCACTGTTTGTCTTATGGGCCACGAGCGCAGACAGACGCTGGCACTCATTTCCGCCCTGGCGCTGCGCGTAATGGCCGAACAGAACGCTATCCCTGCTCTGTCCAACATCACCTGCTACTACCAGCCCGCTCCCTATGTCAGAGACCTCAACTTCAGCAATTATTATGTGGCACAAGTTCAGTCACCCATGATAACATGCAACTCTTATCAAACGTGGCTGCCTTGCAGTTGA